The nucleotide sequence aaatattaaagctGCAAGAGGCGGCAACGGGCAGCcacaataaatacaatataaatatGCGATATTTTCAAAAGTCCAACTAATAAATAAGCGCTGCCAAGAGCTCGCCCATAAAGAAGGAGCCAACCCCTCGTATTTTTCTGTGGGCCAAGCCAATTGGATCGCAAGTGCTTGGACATCGCCTGATAAACGATGCTaagcaaataatataaatgccAGGCAATTTATGTGGTGTAAAAGTTTGTATTTACCCGCAAGTCCATATCGCCAAAGTATGGCGATATAAAAGCGCGAACTCAAGATGTTTTATTGAGTTATGACTGCAAACTTAAATGAACACACTGAACGGGTATCCTTTGCTATGAAATGGCACGTTCACTTCCATTAAAACCTTACTGCCATAATGTCCAATAATTCGTAATTAAGATATAATGCATTAAAGGTAATCATTAATTAATCTGGAAACTACATACTGCTGTAAGATTTTCCTTACATCATCTTAAGCAAAACAACTAGTTGATCTATTGTAACATGCTCTCTCAGAAAGCTCATACATTTATGAAACCCTACGCCCTTAGTCTTTCGAATATGGCAAAGTCTAATATAATCGTAACAACaggcaaatggcaaaaattCACAGTAGAATTTGCCATAAGTTTCCCAGCTCATTTTATGGctatgttttattttgtgtacTGCCTCCCTGTGCTCTGCTCCCCGGTCTGTTTATGGCCTGAATTATTGAAATtgactggcaactggcaacacGTTGTTGCCGCGGGGGAAAAGTGAATGAGGAGGACCTACGAAATGGATAACTAGGGGAAGCAAGAATGAAGTTCATCTCATTTCGTGCGGTACACGTGCACCAGGTGCGTTTCATTTGCCATGCAAAGCTAAATGAATTGCAAGTCAAAGTAGTTAAAAGCGGCCAGACGAGCGTCTGGATGAGTTGAGCAGATGAGCAGATGGATAGACATGCTGGCTAGCAGCAGACAACAAAGGCGAAATGCAAACTCATTTAAATTGCTCGAGGACAGGCAAATCAAATTGTCAGACAGGCGAAGGACATGCAAAAACTTAGAGTCCGCCACATGCTTAAGTAACTGGCgatgcacaacaacaacagcatccATGCCGGCAGCTagagcaaaagcaacaactacttgtaccagcaacagcaaatacAGCAAATACAGCACCCACACTCATAGCAATACCAAAGCATCGGCGTGTTGGCCAAATGGGGCATGCCGCACCAAGACACTCTCACATGCAACTTGCCAGCGGCGACGACATTGCAGCTTTGGCCAACGAAGCGACACCAATCTGGCCGAGAGTAAAGAGGATACCCTATTTCCAGAACCCAATCCCATCAACATTCGCATCCCACCACCATTGGCAACAACATCACCATCAGCATCACCCTCGCCATaccatcaacatcatcatcatcatcatcctcgcCAGGAACCTCGGCATTGTCGTCATCTTTTCAGAGTGCTTAAGGGCTGCATAAAAGCATTTATTATTAGATTTGATTCAATTTTCTATTCACTTACGTTATGAAAATGTGGCTCGCCGTGTTTTTCCCACTAAAGCTTTCAgccgcttttcccgcttttgTTGCCCGCTGCACTTAATTCACAGcggtaaataaaaaatcaatgtTTTGCTTTTACTCGAACTGGAACTAGAACCGAACGATACGAAACGATACGAAATGGGAGCAATAGcgtaatttcatttgcataaaagtCAATTGGATTTCGTGCCATGGAACAATTTCAATAATTGCAAACGCCTGCCATACATTTCCAGCTCCTCTAAGCCACTGGTAGGCCAGTGTATTCTATTCCAGGACCTGGTTTTTGTTGGTCCTGGTCGTGGTTCCTACGTCCTAGGACTCTATGTTGTCGCCATTGTGTCGCCCGACAACCGAAAAAAGCCGCCCACTTTCAGGGCAAACTGAAGTTTCTGTTCTGCTGGCCAGGACATagacacacagacacatgGAGACCAAAAGCCAAAGGCGACATCCATAAACTGTAATCAAAAGCTATTATCTCTGCTGGGCCTCCCGCAACCTCCAGCTACGACGACCACCCACCATTCCGGTCTAGtttttggcaacatttttctAAACCATAAATTTCGAAAGCAAATTCAATGGAATTTGCTTGCCAAAAATCGGAGGCTTCCGCTATTTTCAGCTTTCTATATGGCGAAAATGGGTTGttcaaaatttaaagaattGGCCAGAAATTTAGACCGACAACCGGCGGGAATAATGCATACTGAATAGTTTATTTTTCGcctaaataaattatgaaaaactGAAATGCTGAAATTCGACATAAGCTGATTGCCGCCtgtcaatatttatttatttaattattccttgtttttttttttttttttttttgatactTGCCTTCCTTTCCCGTTTGTCAAATCCCTCGAGcgaaattgtaaattaatttttcgcgCAACAATTTCGATTTTAATAACTAGAAACATTGTCACTTagtttgcatatttaattacgCGTTTTTTGCAATGCTTTATCCATTTGGGGGCTTTATGTAgttttttttctacttttgGCGCACTCTTTTCCGAACAGCATATCAAAGCAATTATAAATGTGACTTAAAGCATTAAAGCTCTGAAGCGAGGTCAAAGAATCACATCGACCAGAAAGTAATTTCAATTCGGAGCGCACATAATTAAGTTTAACTAATGCCAATGGATGCAGCGATAAATTGTCATGGACCAGGCCTAAATAATTCATTACACATTCCCAACGAGCAGCAAGATGACAAAAGCAGGATTCTACATACTGTGAGTACAGGCAGGACCTTTGAGATGTTAAGAAATATTACTTAGATTTTTGGGGTCGGCCGTGTGTGCATATATTAAGACATAAATATCAAGTGCAGAGCCAAAAAGCATATTGTAATGCGACTGCAAAGGAATGGCAGTCCATGTTGCATATGACGAGTTGGGAAAGATGGCAAAGGACGTGcacatttgccaaaaattacAGTTATTACTGCAGACAGTCGTCCTTGCTGGCCACACCGCAACCCACCCCCTATTTGAGCCACCCAATTTGGGACCCACAAGACACGATTGCGGCTGCATtgggaaatttaattcaatttccgGTTGGCAATCACATAAATCCTGCACTTTATTGCATCCGCAGTACGCAATGCATAGCCACAAGGCGATGGCGGCACTTTTGCCAGGACGCCCCTTTTAATGAGCTAACGAAAATTTGCTTTATTAGATGTTGTATGTGGTGGAATCAGGGGCGCGCTACTCGTAGAAATGGGccatgaatttttatttatacttcGCTACCGTTTCCTTTCAGCGAGCAACGAGCAAGCAATAACAGTTAACAGTTAGTGAGAGCAACCGGAAGTGGAGCACTTTAGCGACATCCGGCGACCTCGAATGGCCACATCCTACTCTCGATATTTGCGTGCAACTTTTGAGTTAATTCCCCTGTATTTGCCTTGTGATTTCCTTATTTCATTTGGCCTACCTACTGGCAAGCCGCTGCGTGGCTTTAAGTCGCCAGCTGGCAGCTGAAAAAGGCTTAAACTGAGGCGCTTAGCCTAAGCCCCCCGGCCAAGCTGAAGTCCAAAACGAAGCGAAATATCATATCGCACACAATGCAGCCTCGCAATTAGACTTAAATGCATGCAGCCGTGCAAGGAGCAGCGCCCGTATCCTGGATTCAGGAAACCGGTTCCTGAGTCCTGGTCCTGCGAaccactgccactgctgctcctcctccctGTTAGACAAACAATTCCGGGCCCGagaccaaaaaaaatatatgagaAATGCGCCAACTGAACGTCGCGGCGGGGTAATtgaaaaggaaaatgaaaaacatgcCGCGAGCCAGAAATGAAAAGGTGGAAACCTGGAGGTCGGGCAACGAAGTTGGTTATACCCTTCAGCTAAGAATAACCAACACAATGATGCACTGCGCCAGGACCACCGTGAAAAATATAATTCTTTAAATAGCTCCCACCCACATTATAAGATACATCTCCGGAGTCCTGGCATCCCGACCTTTTCGGGGACTCATCAAATCCCGAGCTTCTCAGTTAATAAAAGGTAATAACGACAAAGTTACctcctgtttgtttgttttttgcctTTCAGCCGTCTCTTCCGCTTGTTTCCCGAATCCGGCCAGCAACTTGCTCCTTGTATCTTGAGCCCAAATGCAGGTCATTTGGCAATTAGGTCGCCGTACTGCCTGCCGGCGCTTCCTTCTACATCCCATCTTCGACTTTTCCCACccgcaaaataaaaaaaaacttcttaaatgaaaccaaaaaaaacaaaaaaaacagaacccactgtcatttgatttatgcattAAATTCACAACCGCCCGCGATTGCTAATTAAATTCTACTCAAATAATCAAACAGACAATCTGCAGACGTCGCAACTTCCCGGCCACTTGGAATTCGAGGACCTCCTCGCCAccagcagccacaacaataaCCACGGAATGCgactgcaacagcagctgcgGCATCTGCAGCCTTTCTATTTACCAGTTTTATCTGGCAAAAGGCTGTCAGCCTTCGgaacacttaaaaaaaaatgcacataTTAGTTAAATTTTCAGAAAAAAAGGCATGAAACAACTATGTTTTTGTAGAAAATTATCTTTAAtgctatattttttataaatctcTATTACTTAAATGAAATGACTATCACTTGACAAAGCTTTTACAAATAAAGCTTGAAGGACAACCATAGATTAAATTACAGGAAGCATTTGAAATTAGAGCTTTTAGTCGTAATAAAGTCGAAAGCCCCATAATATTTTCTTAGGTCAAGGCCGAAAtcgtaattattttttcaagtgcacGGAGTCCTATGGCCTCCAGTTTTTCACACTGCTCAAGTGGCCAGCGGAGAGCGGCATCCTTGAGCATAATGAACACTTGACTCCTTTGGCTTTTGCCCGTCCTGCGGATGACAATGCCCAGTGCAAACATTTCACCGCAGGCTAAGACAAAGGGCTGACAAAATGAAGCGAGTGGTTCGCGAGGAGTCCTTGGGTCCTTGAGGTTTCAAGTGGTCTTCTGAGGCGCAAAAATGGATAGAGCCGACCGAGGCGGCATAGCTATAAAGTTCCAATGCTCTCCAATTGACCCAAATAAGGAATGCAGCATGGATGTGAATTCTTTATGCCTTCTTGGCAGCAGTCGCAAATATGCGAGCAATGCTGAACTGATACTTACCTGGGTTTGAAGCTATCTTTGGGGCATCAACATAAGTTAATACAACTAAAAGCCCCTGGAGGGTTGTGCACGTTCCGTCGGCATTCATTTGCCTATGTAAATTGTGAGTCCCgcataaattacaaaattagtCGGAATAGGAACACACGAATTTCGTGTCGTCATCTCTGCAGGCAGTGTCTAGtataaaaactatttcaatttaaattcttaTCGTATCTGAGCAAACTACGCAAATGAGTCGAAGGAAATCGGGCCCATTGGCAATCTTTAAGAGTCCTTGTTCCACCTTTTTCTCGATGTCCTTGTTGCCAATGCTGTTGGGGCCATAAGCCGCTTAGCTTTTACTATTGCCAGGCCTAACTTTTAACGTTTCGACGCCTTAAAGATTGCCTTCGGGTTCCACTTTTCAGCCATTGGCCCACCCTACACAACATAGTCTCTTGGTATCACATATCTTACTTAACGTGCCTGCGAGACTTTTTTCATTAGGATAAGTCTATTTTATGCCAAAACATCCGCCCCacagagcacacacacacacacacacacacacagccgtGCACACATGCCACATGGCGCACATGAAAGTTCCGGATTCGTTCTGAATCCTGGTTGCTGGATGCTGGATCCAGGAGTCTGAAGGCTCGCCCTTtgccaaaatgtttatttggTACCTcgtgttatttattttatggcaCCTTTTGCCATACTTTATTTTTCTGCTATTTGGCTGCTTTTCGGTTACAGCTGTGACGCCTGCTCCTCGATGGCTGCTCATCGATATAACAATATCCTTTTGATGTAATTTCCGCTTATGGCTTATTTTCACAATGGCAGGTGTAAAGGTAATCGTTGATTGTAAGTGCCTGCCAAGCCAGCCGACAGGATTTTATAAGCTAGATGTGTTTGCTCgcgtctatgtgtgtgtgagcgtgtggtgtgtgtgtgagcgtgtGGTGTGGGATgattgtgtgtttgtttggcttttatgTCAATTCTCAATTATatttcaatcatttttattaCATCTCCTAATGCCCAAAGAAGATTACTTGCCATCATAAATaagttataaatttaattggaaaagCCATCTCTCTGTGTGCGTGTACGTTCATCATTTTGTATGGGATCTATtcgtcagtgtgtgtgtgtgtgtgtgcagaaAAATCTGTGTTCATGCCTgtccgtatctgtatccgtatctgtatccgtatctgtataAGTATCTGTGTATTATTCCTCCTCATTTCCGTCGCTTAATTAGTTGCTAAATTATTACCACTCGGGGCTGACACGGCCGCATCTCAAGTGACAGCCAATCGATACGATTCACATAGCTCTGACCTGCGTCGCTCTTTATTGTTGCacatttgatttcaatttgatttgcgGCACGCTTGACACTCGTGACACGCGACGAAAACAATGCCAATCTTGGTTGGCAATTCGCGTTAATTTCCACATGGAATATGACCGCATAATTGCGCCACTCGTTCCGCGGAAAATTGGCTTAGCTggcgttgcgtatacgccgcgtggtTACCCAGGGGGCGTTCGTAAACACACATAAAGCATACGCCCCATTGTGCTGGCAAAGCGACACTTGTGCCATCTATAAAGAAGGCCCTGCTGCAAAAGCTACCCCAAAAATACGTTAATATATGCTACTAGATAAAAGttgatatgtatatatatactttatataaaatCCTTTTATAATCTCATCCTATTGTAATTTTCTCTGAGTGCAAAagaaattacaattaaaaattcttaATTAGCATATAAATGGCAGGCAGATGACCATTTAACACTCGAAGGCCGCCAAAAAGAGATCAAAAGTGTGCTTTAAATCAAATGGAAATAAGACTGAGATCTTATTACTTaccaataaatttaaatccgTTCGCTTGAGCTGAATTCCAAGAGTTCGTTTGGCATTCAGGTGTTAAGATATACGGCAGCACGCACAGTGAGTTACGGGTtgctttataaataaatacgtcCGTGGCCgagtttcttctttttttcctcattttgaCGCAGCTGCTTGTTGCCAAGGTGCTGATTGCAATTACTTGTGTGTGACGACGACCCGTTACTGTCGAGTACGGCGAAGGAGTATTAAGGTACGGGGTACGGTGTGCGGCATACGGAGTGTGCACTACGGCGGAATCCCACGCCCACTCATTCGCTGCCGCATGTTTACGGCCGACCACATCAGCTGTGGTGTGGCAGTGCCACTGGCAAAAGCAACAGGCAATAATGCCGCACTCGTCGGAGCCGGAGCCCACTTGTCCGGGATATGGAATTCGGGATACGGGACACGGCACACAGACTCCCAATCATACCCATTGCCATACCCATACCCGGATACGGATTCGCCGCCGATGAATTGCGTGACTGTGCAAGTGAAGCTGTGGAtataataaaagtaattaacAAGTGTTTGCGCTGCATGATGCGGAATTTCAGGCGCGGATAAGCGAGCGATACGTGTGGCATATGGAATAATACGGTATATGGAGGTGTGCGAATGGAATACTACTGAATACGAAATTCGACGCAATTTTCCGGAATTCGGATGGGGAATTGCTTTAAGTGGCGCACAAAAAAGTCTAATAACGAGCCGCGGAGATAAAAGGGCCGGCGATCAGATCGAAAATCGGAGCACAAAAATCCATTCCTCTTGTGGAGGTGAAAATCTCTCGACAAATACTTTTGACAGCCGGGGATATTTGATGCTCGAAAAACAACAGAACgtaaattgaaaagttttgctCTTAATGCAGGTGTGAGTGGTCGATGtaagtgtgggtgtgggtgtgtgtgtgtaggtacatatttgtgtgcgtgcgtgcgaCTGTGTTTCGTAACTCCGCTTGAAAGGCCCCGAGCTGGAAATCAATTTGTGTGcatttattgaaaattgaatttccaatGAGCAGCGGCGCGTGCACACATGTTGCTCCTGCAGGACTCTCGTCCTTCATCCTTGAATTGACTGCCTGAAATGGGTCTAGTTCTAAACGGCCCAGGATCCGAGGGTCAGGCATCATGGGTCAGGCTTGTTCCTGCATAATTGCCATGTAAAACGGTTTGTTCTACTGCCGCTTACCTAATCCCTCCAATTTTGTTGCAGCCACTTCTCGGGGCACTCTAAATTCAGCAGAGGAATGCATATACACAGagaaaatgtgtaaaatgtTTGTTCTTAATGGCTTAAAGTGCTATTAAACGCCTTAACCAAATGACCACAGTGAAATTTTCATCGATATCCGGGACTAAAACAAGGTATTCTGCCAGTTATTTTACTTTGATGTCAAATCAAAACATATTTCCTTTATCACATACACTTTGAAAAATCGTCATGAGTAGTCAAAATTTGTTCGTTTTGCTggtaatttcatttttcccACTTTATAACTGCCTTGGAGATTCTCctagaaatgcattttcctcCTTAAATCGTGTTAAACGCCTATCTGATGGCGATTTCGATGAAGACTCCATTGCACTGTCAAATTATTGCGTATCCTTAAGGTCGAGATCTGCCGAAAAATTCTTTGGGGATAATCATTTTTGCTCAGGCGTTATTCTGGCTCCAATGTTCGTTATGACCTCCGCGCATTGTTTAATAAAGTGGGTaactgaatataaatatttttaaagacaTAACTATTATAACTATACAAAATTCCAGCAAACGAAGGGTTTTGATTTCCAGTCGAGTCCTGCTCATTGTTGCTGGCACTCTCAATCGCCTTAAATACATTCCGAACAGGACATTTGTTACTCCTGTAACGCATATTTGGTTGCCCGATAGCTTCACAATGCGCAATAAACAGGATTTCGGATTGTTAAAGGTGAAGAATCCATTCCCTAGAAATAATGAGCATATATCCATAGCTAGATTGCCCGTTCATCCACCGCTACCAGGTCTAAAATGTAAAGTTATGGGATGGGGGCGTATGTATAAAGTGAGTGCAATTAATCAGCATTTTTTGTTTCAAGTAATTAAGTAAGTTATATAAACATATGTTCCATTAGGGCGGTCCGCTTGCCTCGTACATGCTGTATATCGATGTGCAGGTGATAGATTCCGAGGCATGTGCCAAATGGCTAAGAGTTCCATCCGTTGAGCATGTGTGCGCCGTGGATAGCGATGATCTTACTGCCCAACAGCCATGTGGCGGGGATTGGGGTGCTCCAATGTTGCACAATGGTACCGTCTACGGGATCGTCACTATTCTCGCTGGATGTGGCGTCAGCCACTTGCCATCCCTGTACACCAATGTGCATAGCAATGCAAACTGGATTCATGAAAAAATTATCAGCAGTGCAGGTAGCATCTTACTTGTTCCGCCCTTATTTCGATACCTTTCTATAGCACTTATCTATGTGGTAactctttttaattttgtaatgAAATATAATGGTGTAATGTAATCATATGCATATTTGTATTCATTTGTATATCAAGAATGTTTATCCATAAACCCAACCGTTGAAAatccatttttgttttgtgattaCATCGCCTGACAATCGAAAGGAGTATACTTAAGGGGGTTTAATTGATTTCGACTCCTTAGTTCCTCAGTGCCTGTTATGGAATCCGGCTAACATTCGGATTTGGCTTAACAACTAACCAAATGCcagcgacaacagcaacaattgctGATTGTGCTGCACTCACGAGCGGGCAATAAAAAGGGCAACCGACCAGAGAACGACAAGATGTACTCCAGTTGTTATTGCTGGttctgctgccgctgttattgttgctgttgttgttatgtCCTGGCCAAGAGtaaacttgaaaaaaaaacggttACTAGGTCAGTAACACTGCCAGAAACACGCGTCTGCAGGCGGATTCTCTCGCATTTTCGCCGATTTTGCAGACAAGTGCGTGTGCGCTCGCTCTCCGCAATGGAAAAATCTCTCTCCAAGCCGCCCTTTTTAGTACACTGAGCACAGCCTCCCAGTTTTCCGAGTTTTTCCGAACGACAAGAGAACGCGGCATTTTTGTAGTTTTGTCGCCCGGCCGGATTTCGATTCGCAACCACACCTGCTCAGCATCCAACTCAGTACTCAGTCGTGCGCGCGTCAAACAGGACGATTACGGCGGAAAGTCTCGAGGATGTTGGCTCTCTAGCGGAATAgggaaatcggaaaatcggaaaatcggAAGACGGACCCCAACGAACTACAGATCGGGCCCAAAAACCGAAATCGAGTCGAGTGATAAAAGAAACggctgggcaaaaaaaaaggaggaaaagaTAAAgctaagcaaaaagaaaaccgAGCGCGCATTAAGTGATAATAAAGTAGCGgcaatcattttaaaaattgtgtgccaGCTTATGCAAATGTAAAAGTCGCTTAAGAGCCAATTCCCAAATATTTCTCAAGTTTCGCCCCAAAGAAAGCGAAGAAAAAGCTAAGCAAGAAAAGCCGCAATTTAAGTGTGCTGTGTGTGACCAAACAACTTACAAAGCCaccaacaaaaccaaaaaaaaaaaaaaaaacgaaaggaCTAAGGGAAAAATAAATCTCAAGGAGTGGAAGGAATTGTAAGCCGCAAATGAACAGCGACAAATGCTCGGCCCTCTTTTTTGTAAGTTGCCAAATTTGTCGAGGCCCCATTGACTCAGTGACTGaatgactaactgactgactgactaactgactgactgactgactgactgattggCTGACTGCGGAAATGACTTAGTGACTTCGACCTTTAGTTTATTGACGAGCATTAATATAAACAGCGGAATTTGTGCTCATTATTTGTGACTTTGACTTTCGTTGGCATGGGAAGCTGTCAGATTCGgaggcaaaaaaaataaattatcaatTATCGGGTCACTTGTCTTTGATTGCCACAAGTACTTTTTTTCACTGCGGGACTTAAGCTAATTACAACGCAAATACATTTTGGCATACGAAACATGAAAAGAGAGACATTAGTATAAatgctaaaacaaaaaaaataaaagatctAATCAAGTGTCGTATTTATAAATTGGTATTGATAGCAGgttccccaaaaaaaaagaaatacagatATCCTCAATTATTGGGCATGGTTACCTTGCCTTTTCGGCATGACATTGGCATACTAATCACCTCATTGATATGCAAATGAGCCGCCTTATATTATGGATTTTATCTGCGGCCTAATAATTTTCCTGTTACATTTTTATCTCGCCGGATTCGCTAAATACCTGCCAtcgtgttttgtttttccattcACGGTTGGCACGTGCCCGTCGACAAGGGAAAACCAAAACGAACTGAggaaaaagaaaggaaaacattGCGGGGGCGACTCGTTTTGAAAGGCAAATTTTGAAGGTCCCGACTCCGGGCGATGCCTATCATCTGGCGAGCTGTAAATTACTGGGGGCACTCGCGAAGGTCAGTTTCACGGATATGGCTCAGTTTTTGCCGTATCCCGTATCCCGTATCCCGTAGACAGTAACCCGTATCTCCGGATCCCAGCAACGTGTTAAGTTGCGAAAGAATAGAGGCGAGACAGGGGCAAAACGTAATCAGCGAGTGGctacaaaataattatttaattaaaggaagtGCTGCTCCAACATGGCAGCAACTCTGCTGCTTCTTCGGCCTAAATgtccattcattcatttcactTATCTCGgctggctttttgttttcggACCCACTAAATAAGCCAAGTCCCGCTCTTCAACTCGGTGCCACTTAAACGTCCGTGACGTTCAACTTTA is from Drosophila melanogaster chromosome 3L and encodes:
- the CG4477 gene encoding uncharacterized protein, whose product is MSSQNLFVLLVISFFPLYNCLGDSPRNAFSSLNRVKRLSDGDFDEDSIALSNYCVSLRSRSAEKFFGDNHFCSGVILAPMFVMTSAHCLINKRRVLISSRVLLIVAGTLNRLKYIPNRTFVTPVTHIWLPDSFTMRNKQDFGLLKVKNPFPRNNEHISIARLPVHPPLPGLKCKVMGWGRMYKGGPLASYMLYIDVQVIDSEACAKWLRVPSVEHVCAVDSDDLTAQQPCGGDWGAPMLHNGTVYGIVTILAGCGVSHLPSLYTNVHSNANWIHEKIISSAGSILLVPPLFRYLSIALIYVVTLFNFVMKYNGVM